A single Dunckerocampus dactyliophorus isolate RoL2022-P2 chromosome 2, RoL_Ddac_1.1, whole genome shotgun sequence DNA region contains:
- the st6galnac gene encoding alpha-N-acetylgalactosaminide alpha-2,6-sialyltransferase 2 isoform X1: MVAQRRLVLGALTVVSLLCIYVLAGNLQTLSWSVEPLKRLAHGSQWRDLAPSPSPTAPRGHARTTGTPSAHTSSLANCRVSNISGADHVGTTTRTGRPSLLPPRQEDALTADPFIGDAYMSEDVPPQTDCPDAIRSRVPKTEFTKRFLKNIPVLQWSKDATLDEHRRLSRYVGAHGWGGVTFEELAETLAVLNSSANSVMLDDWKRRGPASCCIRCAVVGNGGILKDSKKGKEIDDHHYVFRWASLPPDAGSDDILNSAEVLSSRTNGAIMAGFEEDVGARTTHYTFSTNTLMNSMRSYASLGYRGPPQSQETRYVFLPDHDRDYLLMKAAAVHAPVQRGPERGIDPSRYFGKDVSANKLKMYHPDFIRYLRNRFLPSNTLRSKYKNLYRPSTGAVMLLAALHTCDQVSAYGFMTPDYRRYSDHYYDRSYRPVGFYINHDLRLEMLLWQQLHAAGLIKLYMRS, translated from the exons ATGGTGGCCCAGAGGAGGCTGGTGCTGGGCGCCCTGACCGTCGTCTCCCTGCTATGCATCTACGTCCTGGCGGGGAACCTGCAGACGCTGTCCTGGTCTGTGGAGCCGCTCAAGCGCTTGGCACACGGGAG CCAATGGCGAGACTTGGCCCCCTCGCCCTCACCCACGGCCCCGCGTGGACACGCTCGTACCACAGGCACACCATCGGCGCACACGTCCTCGCTCGCCAACTGCAGAGTGTCAAACATTTCTGGTGCGGACCACGTGGGCACAACGACAAGGACCGGACGCCCCTCTCTGCTGCCGCCTCGCCAGGAGGACGCGCTCACCGCGGACCCCTTCATTGGTGACGCTTACATGAGTGAGGACGTCCCGCCGCAAACT GACTGCCCGGACGCCATTCGAAGTCGGGTGCCAAAGACGGAATTTACCAAACGTTTTCTGAAGAACATTCCGGTGCTGCAGTGGTCCAAAGACGCCACGCTGGACGAGCACCGCCGCCTGAGCAGATACGTGGGAGCGCACGGCTGGGGGGGCGTCACCTTTGAGG AACTGGCGGAGACGCTGGCGGTGCTCAACTCGTCTGCCAACTCGGTCATGCTGGACGACTGGAAGCGGCGCGGACCGGCGTCCTGCTGCATCCGCTGCGCCGTGGTCGGGAACGGCGGGATCCTGAAGGACTCGAAGAAAGGGAAGGAGATCGACGACCACCACTACGTCTTCAGGTGGGCATCTTTGCCACCTGACGCGGGGAGTGATGACATCCTAAACTCAGCAGAGGTTCTGTCCTCCAGGACGAACGGCGCCATCATGGCAGGCTTCGAGGAGGACGTGGGCGCCCGCACCACCCACTACACCTTCTCCACCAACACGCTGATGAACTCCATGAGGAGCTACGCCTCCCTCGGCTACCGAGGACCGCCCCAGTCCCAG GAGACGCGCTATGTCTTCCTGCCGGACCATGACCGCGACTACCTGCTGATGAAGGCGGCCGCCGTGCACGCCCCGGTGCAGCGTGGGCCGGAGCGCGGCATAGA CCCGTCAAGGTACTTCGGGAAGGACGTGTCGGCAAACAAGCTGAAGATGTACCATCCCGATTTTATCCGCTACCTCAGGAACAG GTTCCTTCCATCCAACACCCTCAGGAGCAAATACAAGAACTTGTACCGCCCCTCCACCGGCGCCGTCATGCTGCTGGCGGCGCTGCACACCTGCGACCAG GTGAGCGCGTACGGCTTCATGACGCCCGACTACCGGAGGTACTCGGATCACTACTACGACAGGAGCTACCGCCCGGTGGGCTTCTACATCAACCACGACCTGCGCCTGGAGATGCTTCTGTGGCAGCAGCTGCACGCCGCCGGCCTCATCAAGCTCTACATGCGCTCGTGA
- the st6galnac gene encoding alpha-N-acetylgalactosaminide alpha-2,6-sialyltransferase 2 isoform X2 — MVAQRRLVLGALTVVSLLCIYVLAGNLQTLSWSVEPLKRLAHGSQWRDLAPSPSPTAPRGHARTTGTPSAHTSSLANCRVSNISGADHVGTTTRTGRPSLLPPRQEDALTADPFIGDAYMSEDVPPQTDCPDAIRSRVPKTEFTKRFLKNIPVLQWSKDATLDEHRRLSRYVGAHGWGGVTFEELAETLAVLNSSANSVMLDDWKRRGPASCCIRCAVVGNGGILKDSKKGKEIDDHHYVFRTNGAIMAGFEEDVGARTTHYTFSTNTLMNSMRSYASLGYRGPPQSQETRYVFLPDHDRDYLLMKAAAVHAPVQRGPERGIDPSRYFGKDVSANKLKMYHPDFIRYLRNRFLPSNTLRSKYKNLYRPSTGAVMLLAALHTCDQVSAYGFMTPDYRRYSDHYYDRSYRPVGFYINHDLRLEMLLWQQLHAAGLIKLYMRS; from the exons ATGGTGGCCCAGAGGAGGCTGGTGCTGGGCGCCCTGACCGTCGTCTCCCTGCTATGCATCTACGTCCTGGCGGGGAACCTGCAGACGCTGTCCTGGTCTGTGGAGCCGCTCAAGCGCTTGGCACACGGGAG CCAATGGCGAGACTTGGCCCCCTCGCCCTCACCCACGGCCCCGCGTGGACACGCTCGTACCACAGGCACACCATCGGCGCACACGTCCTCGCTCGCCAACTGCAGAGTGTCAAACATTTCTGGTGCGGACCACGTGGGCACAACGACAAGGACCGGACGCCCCTCTCTGCTGCCGCCTCGCCAGGAGGACGCGCTCACCGCGGACCCCTTCATTGGTGACGCTTACATGAGTGAGGACGTCCCGCCGCAAACT GACTGCCCGGACGCCATTCGAAGTCGGGTGCCAAAGACGGAATTTACCAAACGTTTTCTGAAGAACATTCCGGTGCTGCAGTGGTCCAAAGACGCCACGCTGGACGAGCACCGCCGCCTGAGCAGATACGTGGGAGCGCACGGCTGGGGGGGCGTCACCTTTGAGG AACTGGCGGAGACGCTGGCGGTGCTCAACTCGTCTGCCAACTCGGTCATGCTGGACGACTGGAAGCGGCGCGGACCGGCGTCCTGCTGCATCCGCTGCGCCGTGGTCGGGAACGGCGGGATCCTGAAGGACTCGAAGAAAGGGAAGGAGATCGACGACCACCACTACGTCTTCAG GACGAACGGCGCCATCATGGCAGGCTTCGAGGAGGACGTGGGCGCCCGCACCACCCACTACACCTTCTCCACCAACACGCTGATGAACTCCATGAGGAGCTACGCCTCCCTCGGCTACCGAGGACCGCCCCAGTCCCAG GAGACGCGCTATGTCTTCCTGCCGGACCATGACCGCGACTACCTGCTGATGAAGGCGGCCGCCGTGCACGCCCCGGTGCAGCGTGGGCCGGAGCGCGGCATAGA CCCGTCAAGGTACTTCGGGAAGGACGTGTCGGCAAACAAGCTGAAGATGTACCATCCCGATTTTATCCGCTACCTCAGGAACAG GTTCCTTCCATCCAACACCCTCAGGAGCAAATACAAGAACTTGTACCGCCCCTCCACCGGCGCCGTCATGCTGCTGGCGGCGCTGCACACCTGCGACCAG GTGAGCGCGTACGGCTTCATGACGCCCGACTACCGGAGGTACTCGGATCACTACTACGACAGGAGCTACCGCCCGGTGGGCTTCTACATCAACCACGACCTGCGCCTGGAGATGCTTCTGTGGCAGCAGCTGCACGCCGCCGGCCTCATCAAGCTCTACATGCGCTCGTGA